In a single window of the Drosophila subpulchrella strain 33 F10 #4 breed RU33 chromosome X, RU_Dsub_v1.1 Primary Assembly, whole genome shotgun sequence genome:
- the LOC119558348 gene encoding ELAV-like protein 4 isoform X2, with the protein MTNAMDIVKNGSANGSVDGSNDESRTNLIVNYLPQTMTQEEMRSLFSSIGELESCKLVRDKVSVLPASLTALNPALQQGQSLGYGFVNYVRAEDAEKAVNTLNGLRLQNKVIKVSYARPSSESIKGANLYVSGLPKNLSQPDLEGMFASFGKIITSRILCDNISGLSKGVGFIRFDQRNEAERAIQELNGKTPKGYAEPITVKFANNPSNSAKAQIAPPLTAYLTPQAAAATRRLAGALPSAGRISIGKSSLLAINRGLRRYSPLAGDLLANSILPGNAMTGSGWCIFVYNLAPETEENVLWQLFGPFGAVQSVKVIRDLQTSKCKGFGFVTMTNYDEAVVAIQSLNGYTLGNRVLQVSFKTNKTKTT; encoded by the exons ATGACCAACGCCATGGACATAGTGAAGAACGGCAGTGCCAATGGCTCCGTGGACGGCAGCAATGATGAGTCGCGCACCAATTTGATCGTCAACTATCTGCCGCAAACCATGACGCAGGAGGAGATGCGATCGCTCTTCTCCAGCATCGGTGAGCTCGAGAGTTGCAAACTGGTGCGTGATAAAGTCTCAG TCTTGCCAGCATCGTTGACCGCTCTCAACCCGGCACTGCAGCAAG GTCAGAGTCTGGGCTACGGCTTTGTTAATTACGTACGGGCCGAGGATGCTGAGAAGGCTGTGAACACCCTGAACGGTCTGCGTTTGCAGAATAAGGTTATTAAAGTATCATACGCCCGTCCAAGCTCAGAATCCATTAAGGGTGCTAATTTATATGTATCGGGTCTTCCGAAAAATCTATCACAACCAGACTTGGAGGGGATGTTTGCTTCGTTCGGCAAAATAATTACATCTCGTATACTCTGTGATAATATTTCTG gTCTATCGAAGGGCGTCGGTTTTATCCGGTTCGATCAGCGCAACGAAGCCGAGCGGGCCATCCAGGAGCTGAATGGGAAGACCCCGAAGGGCTACGCCGAACCGATCACCGTTAAGTTCGCCAATAATCCGAGCAATAGCGCCAAGGCCCAGATCGCCCCGCCCCTCACCGCCTATTTGACTCCCCAGGCGGCAGCGGCCACCCGACGTTTGGCCGGAGCTCTGCCCTCCGCCGGTCGCATAAG CATTGGAAAGAGTTCCTTGTTAGCGATTAACAGGGGTCTGCGAAG GTACTCACCGCTGGCTGGCGACCTACTGGCCAACTCAATCTTGCCGGGAAACGCAATGACCGGATCGGGATGGTGTATATTCGTCTATAACCTGGCCCCGGAGACCGAGGAGAATGTGCTGTGGCAGCTGTTTGGTCCCTTCGGGGCCGTTCAGTCGGTGAAGGTGATCCGGGATCTGCAGACCAGCAAGTGCAAGGGATTCGGATTCGTTACCATGACCAACTACGACGAGGCCGTGGTGGCCATCCAGTCCCTGAACGGATATACCCTGGGCAATCGGGTGCTCCAGGTCAGCTTTAAGACTAACAAGACCAAAACCACTTAG
- the LOC119558348 gene encoding ELAV-like protein 4 isoform X1, which yields MTNAMDIVKNGSANGSVDGSNDESRTNLIVNYLPQTMTQEEMRSLFSSIGELESCKLVRDKVSGNLVLPASLTALNPALQQGQSLGYGFVNYVRAEDAEKAVNTLNGLRLQNKVIKVSYARPSSESIKGANLYVSGLPKNLSQPDLEGMFASFGKIITSRILCDNISGLSKGVGFIRFDQRNEAERAIQELNGKTPKGYAEPITVKFANNPSNSAKAQIAPPLTAYLTPQAAAATRRLAGALPSAGRISIGKSSLLAINRGLRRYSPLAGDLLANSILPGNAMTGSGWCIFVYNLAPETEENVLWQLFGPFGAVQSVKVIRDLQTSKCKGFGFVTMTNYDEAVVAIQSLNGYTLGNRVLQVSFKTNKTKTT from the exons ATGACCAACGCCATGGACATAGTGAAGAACGGCAGTGCCAATGGCTCCGTGGACGGCAGCAATGATGAGTCGCGCACCAATTTGATCGTCAACTATCTGCCGCAAACCATGACGCAGGAGGAGATGCGATCGCTCTTCTCCAGCATCGGTGAGCTCGAGAGTTGCAAACTGGTGCGTGATAAAGTCTCAGGTAATTTGG TCTTGCCAGCATCGTTGACCGCTCTCAACCCGGCACTGCAGCAAG GTCAGAGTCTGGGCTACGGCTTTGTTAATTACGTACGGGCCGAGGATGCTGAGAAGGCTGTGAACACCCTGAACGGTCTGCGTTTGCAGAATAAGGTTATTAAAGTATCATACGCCCGTCCAAGCTCAGAATCCATTAAGGGTGCTAATTTATATGTATCGGGTCTTCCGAAAAATCTATCACAACCAGACTTGGAGGGGATGTTTGCTTCGTTCGGCAAAATAATTACATCTCGTATACTCTGTGATAATATTTCTG gTCTATCGAAGGGCGTCGGTTTTATCCGGTTCGATCAGCGCAACGAAGCCGAGCGGGCCATCCAGGAGCTGAATGGGAAGACCCCGAAGGGCTACGCCGAACCGATCACCGTTAAGTTCGCCAATAATCCGAGCAATAGCGCCAAGGCCCAGATCGCCCCGCCCCTCACCGCCTATTTGACTCCCCAGGCGGCAGCGGCCACCCGACGTTTGGCCGGAGCTCTGCCCTCCGCCGGTCGCATAAG CATTGGAAAGAGTTCCTTGTTAGCGATTAACAGGGGTCTGCGAAG GTACTCACCGCTGGCTGGCGACCTACTGGCCAACTCAATCTTGCCGGGAAACGCAATGACCGGATCGGGATGGTGTATATTCGTCTATAACCTGGCCCCGGAGACCGAGGAGAATGTGCTGTGGCAGCTGTTTGGTCCCTTCGGGGCCGTTCAGTCGGTGAAGGTGATCCGGGATCTGCAGACCAGCAAGTGCAAGGGATTCGGATTCGTTACCATGACCAACTACGACGAGGCCGTGGTGGCCATCCAGTCCCTGAACGGATATACCCTGGGCAATCGGGTGCTCCAGGTCAGCTTTAAGACTAACAAGACCAAAACCACTTAG
- the LOC119558348 gene encoding ELAV-like protein 2 isoform X4 — translation MTNAMDIVKNGSANGSVDGSNDESRTNLIVNYLPQTMTQEEMRSLFSSIGELESCKLVRDKVSVLPASLTALNPALQQGQSLGYGFVNYVRAEDAEKAVNTLNGLRLQNKVIKVSYARPSSESIKGANLYVSGLPKNLSQPDLEGMFASFGKIITSRILCDNISGLSKGVGFIRFDQRNEAERAIQELNGKTPKGYAEPITVKFANNPSNSAKAQIAPPLTAYLTPQAAAATRRLAGALPSAGRIRYSPLAGDLLANSILPGNAMTGSGWCIFVYNLAPETEENVLWQLFGPFGAVQSVKVIRDLQTSKCKGFGFVTMTNYDEAVVAIQSLNGYTLGNRVLQVSFKTNKTKTT, via the exons ATGACCAACGCCATGGACATAGTGAAGAACGGCAGTGCCAATGGCTCCGTGGACGGCAGCAATGATGAGTCGCGCACCAATTTGATCGTCAACTATCTGCCGCAAACCATGACGCAGGAGGAGATGCGATCGCTCTTCTCCAGCATCGGTGAGCTCGAGAGTTGCAAACTGGTGCGTGATAAAGTCTCAG TCTTGCCAGCATCGTTGACCGCTCTCAACCCGGCACTGCAGCAAG GTCAGAGTCTGGGCTACGGCTTTGTTAATTACGTACGGGCCGAGGATGCTGAGAAGGCTGTGAACACCCTGAACGGTCTGCGTTTGCAGAATAAGGTTATTAAAGTATCATACGCCCGTCCAAGCTCAGAATCCATTAAGGGTGCTAATTTATATGTATCGGGTCTTCCGAAAAATCTATCACAACCAGACTTGGAGGGGATGTTTGCTTCGTTCGGCAAAATAATTACATCTCGTATACTCTGTGATAATATTTCTG gTCTATCGAAGGGCGTCGGTTTTATCCGGTTCGATCAGCGCAACGAAGCCGAGCGGGCCATCCAGGAGCTGAATGGGAAGACCCCGAAGGGCTACGCCGAACCGATCACCGTTAAGTTCGCCAATAATCCGAGCAATAGCGCCAAGGCCCAGATCGCCCCGCCCCTCACCGCCTATTTGACTCCCCAGGCGGCAGCGGCCACCCGACGTTTGGCCGGAGCTCTGCCCTCCGCCGGTCGCATAAG GTACTCACCGCTGGCTGGCGACCTACTGGCCAACTCAATCTTGCCGGGAAACGCAATGACCGGATCGGGATGGTGTATATTCGTCTATAACCTGGCCCCGGAGACCGAGGAGAATGTGCTGTGGCAGCTGTTTGGTCCCTTCGGGGCCGTTCAGTCGGTGAAGGTGATCCGGGATCTGCAGACCAGCAAGTGCAAGGGATTCGGATTCGTTACCATGACCAACTACGACGAGGCCGTGGTGGCCATCCAGTCCCTGAACGGATATACCCTGGGCAATCGGGTGCTCCAGGTCAGCTTTAAGACTAACAAGACCAAAACCACTTAG
- the LOC119558348 gene encoding ELAV-like protein 1 isoform X3 gives MTNAMDIVKNGSANGSVDGSNDESRTNLIVNYLPQTMTQEEMRSLFSSIGELESCKLVRDKVSGNLVLPASLTALNPALQQGQSLGYGFVNYVRAEDAEKAVNTLNGLRLQNKVIKVSYARPSSESIKGANLYVSGLPKNLSQPDLEGMFASFGKIITSRILCDNISGLSKGVGFIRFDQRNEAERAIQELNGKTPKGYAEPITVKFANNPSNSAKAQIAPPLTAYLTPQAAAATRRLAGALPSAGRIRYSPLAGDLLANSILPGNAMTGSGWCIFVYNLAPETEENVLWQLFGPFGAVQSVKVIRDLQTSKCKGFGFVTMTNYDEAVVAIQSLNGYTLGNRVLQVSFKTNKTKTT, from the exons ATGACCAACGCCATGGACATAGTGAAGAACGGCAGTGCCAATGGCTCCGTGGACGGCAGCAATGATGAGTCGCGCACCAATTTGATCGTCAACTATCTGCCGCAAACCATGACGCAGGAGGAGATGCGATCGCTCTTCTCCAGCATCGGTGAGCTCGAGAGTTGCAAACTGGTGCGTGATAAAGTCTCAGGTAATTTGG TCTTGCCAGCATCGTTGACCGCTCTCAACCCGGCACTGCAGCAAG GTCAGAGTCTGGGCTACGGCTTTGTTAATTACGTACGGGCCGAGGATGCTGAGAAGGCTGTGAACACCCTGAACGGTCTGCGTTTGCAGAATAAGGTTATTAAAGTATCATACGCCCGTCCAAGCTCAGAATCCATTAAGGGTGCTAATTTATATGTATCGGGTCTTCCGAAAAATCTATCACAACCAGACTTGGAGGGGATGTTTGCTTCGTTCGGCAAAATAATTACATCTCGTATACTCTGTGATAATATTTCTG gTCTATCGAAGGGCGTCGGTTTTATCCGGTTCGATCAGCGCAACGAAGCCGAGCGGGCCATCCAGGAGCTGAATGGGAAGACCCCGAAGGGCTACGCCGAACCGATCACCGTTAAGTTCGCCAATAATCCGAGCAATAGCGCCAAGGCCCAGATCGCCCCGCCCCTCACCGCCTATTTGACTCCCCAGGCGGCAGCGGCCACCCGACGTTTGGCCGGAGCTCTGCCCTCCGCCGGTCGCATAAG GTACTCACCGCTGGCTGGCGACCTACTGGCCAACTCAATCTTGCCGGGAAACGCAATGACCGGATCGGGATGGTGTATATTCGTCTATAACCTGGCCCCGGAGACCGAGGAGAATGTGCTGTGGCAGCTGTTTGGTCCCTTCGGGGCCGTTCAGTCGGTGAAGGTGATCCGGGATCTGCAGACCAGCAAGTGCAAGGGATTCGGATTCGTTACCATGACCAACTACGACGAGGCCGTGGTGGCCATCCAGTCCCTGAACGGATATACCCTGGGCAATCGGGTGCTCCAGGTCAGCTTTAAGACTAACAAGACCAAAACCACTTAG